In Corylus avellana chromosome ca2, CavTom2PMs-1.0, the following proteins share a genomic window:
- the LOC132171385 gene encoding L-type lectin-domain containing receptor kinase VII.1-like, whose translation MEERKHQQPLLLCFLLPVFLFFQSISAVDFVFNGFNSSDMLLYGLADVKSRILTLTNRTYYSIGRAIYPEKIPAKNPNSSYVYPFSTSFIFSMLSYKNNPPARHGIAFMFVPVKGIEGADPANYLGLFNFTNNGNPNNHVFGVEFDVFKNEEFDDISANHVGIDMNSLISNASHDAGYWPDNQRSDNSSNADDEKSFKELKLNSGENYQVWIDYSDSLINVTVALAGMKRPRKPLLNASIDLSEVFEDEMYVGFTSATGQLVESLKILAWSFSNSNFSLSENLVTTGLPSFILPKGSIFRSKGFIAGITVGGFFGVGLCALFALFSIKRKRRGVREREEMEEWELEYWPHRMTYIEIEAATRDFSEENVIGTGGNGKVYKGVLAGGAEIAVKCISHENDGVREFLAEISSLGRLKHRSLVGLRGWCKRDKGNFFLVYEYMENGSLDKWVFECDDRKMLSCEDRIRILKDVAFAVLYLHEGWEAKVLHRDIKASNVLLDKDMNGRVGDFGLARMQDHGQVSNTTKVVGTVGYLAPEVIRSGRASAQTDVFGFGVLILEVMCGRRPIEVGKPALVDWAWQLMVQGQLLNAFDERLKARGEFDEEEVGRVLHLGLLCAYPDPSSRPTMRQVVKVLEGNSEVESEDMDVYLLRKMKPMGRWSEIPRDFGPSSQPTFEDVSNWTSIYPRWNWSI comes from the coding sequence ATGGAGGAGCGTAAACACCAACAGCCTCTCCTACTATGCTTTCTGCTGCCcgttttcctcttcttccaatcCATATCGGCTGTTGATTTCGTCTTCAATGGCTTCAACTCCTCCGATATGTTACTCTATGGCCTGGCCGACGTTAAATCTCGTATTCTAACGCTCACTAACAGAACATATTACTCGATCGGCCGGGCAATTTACCCAGAAAAGATCCCCGCtaaaaacccaaactcttctTATGTGTATCCTTTCTCAACTTCTTTCATCTTCTCGATGCTTTCTTACAAGAATAATCCTCCTGCTAGGCATGGCATAGCTTTCATGTTTGTGCCCGTTAAGGGCATCGAAGGCGCGGACCCAGCTAATTATCTAGGCCTTTTCAACTTCACCAACAATGGGAATCCCAATAACCATGTCTTCGGTGTCGAGTTTGATGTATTTAAGAACGAAGAATTCGATGACATAAGCGCCAACCATGTTGGAATCGACATGAACTCCCTCATATCAAATGCATCACACGATGCCGGGTACTGGCCCGACAACCAAAGAAGCGACAACAGCAGCAACGCTGATGATGAGAAGTCATTCAAGGAATTGAAGCTCAACAGTGGTGAAAATTACCAAGTTTGGATTGATTATTCAGATTCTTTGATTAATGTTACTGTGGCTCTGGCAGGCATGAAAAGACCTCGGAAGCCTTTGTTGAATGCTTCTATTGACCTTTCTGAGGTTTTTGAGGATGAAATGTATGTTGGCTTTACTAGTGCTACCGGACAGTTAGTTGAAAGCCTCAAGATTTTGGCTTGGAGCTTTAGTAATTCCAACTTTTCGTTAAGCGAAAATTTGGTCACCACAGGTTTGCCGTCGTTTATTCTTCCAAAGGGTTCAATATTTCGATCCAAAGGGTTTATTGCTGGAATCACAGTGGGAGGTTTCTTTGGTGTCGGTCTTTGTGCTCTGTTTGCTCTGTTTTCGATCAAGAGGAAGCGAAGGGGAGttagggagagagaggaaatggaAGAATGGGAATTGGAGTATTGGCCACACAGAATGACTTATATAGAAATTGAGGCGGCCACAAGAGATTTCTCGGAAGAAAATGTGATCGGAACCGGAGGGAATGGGAAGGTCTATAAGGGTGTTTTAGCAGGAGGGGCAGAGATTGCAGTGAAATGCATTTCGCATGAAAATGACGGGGTGAGAGAGTTTTTGGCTGAAATTTCAAGCCTTGGAAGATTGAAGCATAGAAGTTTGGTGGGGTTGCGAGGGTGGTGCAAGAGAGACAAGGGCAACTTCTTTTTGGTTTATGAGTATATGGAAAATGGGAGTTTGGACAAATGGGTGTTTGAATGTGATGACAGGAAGATGTTGAGCTGTGAAGACAGGATAAGGATTTTGAAAGATGTAGCTTTTGCAGTCTTGTACTTACATGAGGGGTGGGAAGCCAAAGTCCTTCATAGGGACATTAAGGCCAGTAATGTGTTACTTGACAAGGATATGAATGGAAGGGTAGGGGATTTCGGATTAGCCCGAATGCAAGACCATGGACAAGTGTCTAACACAACAAAAGTGGTGGGGACCGTTGGATATTTGGCGCCCGAAGTGATTAGAAGCGGACGGGCATCGGCTCAAACCGATGTGTTTGGATTTGGTGTGTTGATTTTAGAAGTCATGTGTGGGAGGAGGCCTATAGAGGTAGGGAAGCCAGCTTTGGTAGATTGGGCATGGCAATTGATGGTACAAGGGCAATTATTGAATGCTTTTGATGAGAGATTGAAGGCTAGAGGCGAGTTTGATGAGGAAGAAGTGGGCAGGGTGCTTCACTTGGGCTTATTGTGTGCTTACCCTGACCCAAGTTCCCGGCCAACAATGAGACAAGTTGTGAAAGTGTTGGAAGGGAACAGTGAGGTTGAAAGTGAGGATATGGATGTATACTTGCTCCGAAAAATGAAACCCATGGGTAGGTGGTCTGAGATTCCACGAGATTTTGGGCCATCATCACAACCAACATTTGAAGATGTTAGTAATTGGACCTCAATATACCCACGGTGGAATTGGTCCATATAA
- the LOC132171022 gene encoding L-type lectin-domain containing receptor kinase VII.1-like has protein sequence MDEHKHQQPHLLCFLLPVFLFFQSISAVDFVFNGFNSSDMLLYGLADVESRILTLTNRTYYSIGRAIYPEKIPAKNPNSSYVYPFSTSFIFSLVTYKNNPPARHGIAFMFVPVKGIEGANPANYLGLLNYTNNGNPNNHVFGVEFDVFKNEEFDDISANHVGIDINSLKSNASHDAGYWPDDSSDADDDKSFKELKLNSGENYQVWIDYSDSLINVTVALAGMKRPRKPLLNASLDLSEVFEDEMYVGFTSATGQLVESLKILAWSFSNSNFSLSENLVTTGLPSFILPKGSIFRSKGFIAGITVGGFFGVGLCALFALFSIKRKRRGVREREEMEEWELEYWPHRMTYIEIEAATRDFSEENVIGTGGNGKVYKGVLAGGAEIAVKCISHENDGVREFLAEISSLGRLKHRSLVGLRGWCKRDKGNFFLVYEYMENGSLDKWVFECDDRKMLSCEDRIRILKDVAFAVLYLHEGWEAKVLHRDIKASNVLLDKDMNGRLGDFGLARMHDHGQVPNTTRVVGTVGYLAPEVIRSGRASAQTDVFGFGVLILEVMCGRRPIEVGKPALVDRAWLLMVQGQLLNALDERLKARGEFDEEEVGRVLHLGLLCAYPDPSSRPTTRQVVKVLEGNQVVESEDMDIYLLRKMKPMGRWSEIPRDFGSSSHPTFEDIRQSHSSFMSFSWSNTTVEGR, from the coding sequence ATGGACGAGCATAAACACCAACAGCCTCACCTACTATGCTTTCTGCTGCCCGTATTCCTCTTCTTCCAATCCATATCGGCTGTTGATTTCGTCTTCAATGGCTTCAACTCCTCCGATATGTTACTCTATGGCCTGGCCGACGTTGAATCTCGTATTCTAACGCTCACTAACAGAACATATTACTCAATCGGCCGGGCAATTTACCCAGAAAAGATCCCCGCtaaaaacccaaactcttctTATGTGTATCCTTTCTCAActtctttcatcttctctttGGTTACTTACAAGAATAATCCTCCTGCTAGGCATGGCATAGCTTTCATGTTTGTGCCCGTTAAGGGCATCGAAGGCGCGAACCCAGCAAATTATCTAGGCCTTCTCAACTACACCAACAATGGGAATCCCAATAACCATGTCTTCGGTGTCGAGTTTGATGTGTTTAAGAACGAAGAATTCGATGACATAAGCGCCAACCATGTTGGAATCGACATAAACTCCCTCAAATCAAATGCATCACACGATGCCGGGTACTGGCCCGACGACAGCAGCGATGCTGATGATGACAAGTCATTCAAGGAACTGAAGCTCAACAGTGGTGAAAATTACCAAGTTTGGATTGATTATTCAGATTCTTTGATTAATGTTACTGTGGCTCTGGCAGGCATGAAAAGACCTCGGAAGCCTTTGTTGAATGCTTCTCTTGATCTTTCTGAGGTTTTTGAGGATGAAATGTATGTTGGCTTTACTAGTGCTACCGGACAGTTAGTTGAAAGCCTCAAGATTTTGGCTTGGAGCTTTAGTAATTCCAACTTTTCGTTAAGCGAAAATTTGGTCACCACAGGTTTGCCGTCGTTTATTCTTCCAAAGGGTTCAATATTTCGATCCAAAGGGTTTATTGCTGGAATCACAGTGGGAGGTTTCTTTGGTGTCGGTCTTTGTGCTCTGTTTGCTCTGTTTTCGATCAAGAGGAAGCGAAGGGGAGttagggagagagaggaaatggaAGAATGGGAATTGGAGTATTGGCCACACAGAATGACTTATATAGAAATTGAGGCGGCCACAAGAGATTTCTCGGAAGAAAATGTGATCGGAACCGGAGGGAATGGGAAGGTCTATAAGGGTGTTTTAGCAGGAGGGGCAGAGATTGCAGTGAAATGCATTTCGCATGAAAATGACGGGGTGAGAGAGTTTTTGGCTGAAATTTCAAGCCTTGGAAGATTGAAGCATAGAAGTTTGGTGGGGTTGCGAGGGTGGTGCAAGAGAGACAAGGGCAACTTCTTTTTGGTTTATGAGTATATGGAAAATGGGAGTTTGGACAAATGGGTGTTTGAATGTGATGACAGGAAGATGTTGAGCTGTGAAGACAGGATAAGGATTTTGAAAGATGTAGCTTTTGCAGTCTTGTACTTACATGAGGGGTGGGAAGCCAAAGTCCTTCATAGGGACATTAAGGCCAGCAATGTGTTACTTGACAAGGATATGAATGGAAGACTTGGGGATTTTGGATTAGCCCGAATGCACGACCATGGACAAGTGCCTAACACGACAAGGGTGGTCGGGACCGTTGGATATTTGGCACCAGAAGTGATTAGAAGTGGACGGGCATCGGCTCAAACCGATGTGTTTGGATTTGGTGTCTTGATTTTAGAAGTCATGTGTGGGAGGAGGCCTATAGAGGTAGGGAAGCCAGCTTTGGTAGATCGGGCATGGCTATTGATGGTACAAGGGCAATTATTGAATGCTCTTGATGAGAGATTGAAGGCTAGAGGCGAGTTTGATGAGGAAGAAGTGGGCAGGGTGCTTCACTTGGGCTTGTTGTGTGCTTACCCTGACCCAAGTTCCCGGCCAACAACGAGACAAGTAGTGAAAGTGTTGGAGGGGAACCAAGTGGTTGAAAGTGAGGATATGGATATATACTTGCTCCGAAAAATGAAACCCATGGGTAGGTGGTCTGAGATTCCACGAGATTTTGGGTCTTCATCACACCCAACATTTGAAGATATTCGGCAGTCCCACTCTTCATTCATGTCTTTCTCTTGGTCCAATACTACGGTGGAGGGGAGGTGA